The proteins below are encoded in one region of Sminthopsis crassicaudata isolate SCR6 chromosome 1, ASM4859323v1, whole genome shotgun sequence:
- the GAREM1 gene encoding GRB2-associated and regulator of MAPK protein 1 isoform X1, which translates to MDPAPSQGYSLKDVKWSSGAVPLDLLVSTYRLPQIARLDSGESIEGLRENDYLLIHSCRQWTTITAHSLEEGHYVIGPKIEIPVHYAGQFKLLEQDRDIKEPVQYFNSVEEVAKAFPERVYVMEEITFNVKVAAGECNEDTEVYNITLCTGDELTLMGQAEILYAKTYKEKSRFNTIFKKIGKLNSIGKLGKGKMPCLICMNHRTNESISLPFQCKGRFSTRSPLELQMQEGEHTIRNIVEKTRLPVNVIVPSPPPRNPYDLHFIREGHRYKFVNIQTKTVVVCCVLRGSKVLPMHFPLHLTVPKFSLPENLVKGEIWPETLVQHWLGVCQEQFDIDEYSRAVRDVKTDWNDECKSPKKSRCSGHNHIPNSLSYARDELTQSFHRLSVCVYGNNLHGNSEVNLHGCRDLGGEWTPFSHDPLQYQDSGDSGSDYLFPEVGDESVCFPSKPELPYEELWLDQGKTDSQPLTGSLSEKTKCDNYRSSIRSKCGTSLPVAGTLAATTSSDVALPPPPVPPKSEAVKEECRLLNAPPVPPRSAKPSSTSPSIPPRSAKPVRQQTRSPSPTLSYYSSGLHNISVTENDPTSPSESVSVSCYPCNRMKTESLELSRSPFGSPPAETLSSRLSWPSHFLGATESENRSDFLLDPSRSYSYPRQKTPGTPKRNCPAAFDFEGCDLYASSTQSGPAEFPGGMSGCPKSASYSLECTDEKALAASPAKQSHSCPALPPRAPKLTEEKLAPEAFPLKIDGAEEDPKPGSPDLSEDQYFVKKGTQDIFSISYPFSSPLHLQLAPRSCGDGSPWQPPTDLSGLSIEEVSKSLRFIGLSEDVISFFVTEKIDGNLLVQLTEEILSEDFKLSKLQVKKILQFINGWRPKI; encoded by the exons GGCAGTTTAAGCTGCTGGAACAAGACCGGGATATTAAGGAACCAGTGCAGTATTTTAACAGTGTGGAGGAGGTGGCGAAAGCATTTCCTGAACGAGTTTACGTCATGGAGGAAATAACATTCAACGTGAAG GTTGCTGCCGGAGAATGCAATGAAGACACAGAAGTTTACAACATCACTCTTTGCACTGGGGATGAACTCACTTTAATGGGCCAGGCAGAGATCCTTTATGCAAAAACATATAAGGAGAAGTCACGATTCAACACAATCTTCAAGAAGATTGGAAAACTCAATTCCATCGGCAAGCTGGGTAAAGGCAAAATGCCTTGCCTCATTTGCATGAATCACAGAACCAATGAAAGCATCAGCCTTCCATTTCAGTGCAAGGGCCGATTTAGTACCCGCAGCCCGCTGGAGCTCCAGATGCAGGAGGGCGAACATACCATCCGCAACATCGTGGAAAAGACCAGGCTGCCTGTCAATGTGATTGTGCCGAGCCCCCCGCCCAGAAACCCGTACGATCTTCACTTCATTAGGGAAGGTCACCGGTACAAGTTTGTGAACATCCAGACCAAGACGGTGGTGGTTTGCTGTGTGCTCCGTGGCAGCAAAGTCCTCCCCATGCATTTTCCTTTGCACCTGACAGTCCCCAAGTTTAGCCTCCCAGAAAACCTTGTGAAGGGAGAGATCTGGCCTGAAACCCTGGTCCAGCATTGGCTCGGTGTCTGCCAAGAACAGTTTGACATCGATGAGTATTCCCGCGCCGTCCGTGATGTGAAGACAGACTGGAACGACGAGTGCAAGAGTCCTAAGAAGAGCCGGTGTTCCGGCCACAACCACATCCCCAACTCCCTCAGCTACGCCCGGGACGAGTTAACACAGTCCTTCCACCGgctctctgtctgtgtgtatgGGAATAACCTACATGGCAACAGTGAGGTGAACCTCCATGGCTGCAGGGATCTGGGAGGGGAGTGGACTCCATTTTCTCATGACCCCCTCCAGTACCAGGACTCCGGTGATAGTGGGAGTGATTATCTTTTCCCTGAAGTTGGCGATGAATCCGTGTGTTTCCCATCAAAGCCAGAACTCCCTTATGAAGAGCTGTGGCTTGACCAAGGCAAGACAGACAGCCAACCCCTTACTGGTTCCTTGAGCGAAAAAACCAAATGTGATAATTACAGAAGCTCTATCCGGTCAAAATGTGGCACTTCTCTCCCTGTTGCTGGGACACTGGCAGCCACGACATCTTCAGATGTGGCCCTACCTCCACCTCCAGTGCCTCCGAAATCTGAAGCT GTCAAGGAAGAATGCCGACTCTTGAATGCTCCACCTGTTCCACCTCGAAGTGCAAAGCCTTCTTCTACAAGTCCTTCTATTCCTCCTCGGTCAGCTAAGCCAGTGAGGCAACAGACACGTTCTCCCAGTCCCACCCTGTCCTACTATTCTTCAGGACTACACAACAT CAGTGTCACTGAGAATGACCCAACAAGCCCTTCAGAAAGTGTTTCCGTTTCCTGCTATCCATGTAACAGGATGAAGACTGAGTCTCTGGAACTTAGCAGATCTCCCTTTGGAAGCCCCCCTGCTGAAACTCTGTCCTCTAGATTGTCATGGCCTAGCCATTTCTTGGGAGCAACTGAGAGTGAGAACAGGAGTGATTTCCTGTTGGATCCAAGCAGAAGTTATAGTTACCCTAGGCAGAAGACACCAGGAACACCCAAAAGAAACTGTCCAGCAGCTTTTGATTTTGAAGGGTGTGATCTCTATGCAAGCTCCACTCAGTCAGGTCCAGCAGAGTTTCCAGGTGGGATGTCTGGGTGTCCTAAATCAGCCAGTTACTCCTTAGAATGCACAGATGAGAAGGCCCTAGCAGCTAGCCCGGCAAAACAGAGTCACTCGTGCCCAGCCTTACCCCCGAGAGCCCCCAAACTAACTGAGGAGAAACTGGCCCCAGAAGCGTTTCCTTTGAAAATTGACGGTGCTGAGGAAGACCCTAAACCTGGCTCACCAGACCTCTCGGAGGATCAGTATTTTGTTAAAAAAGGCACACaagacattttttccatttcttatcctttttcttccccccttcaCCTCCAGCTAGCTCCACGATCTTGTGGTGATGGTTCCCCATGGCAACCACCTACTGACCTGTCAGGACTTTCTATAGAGGAAGTATCCAAATCACTACGGTTCATTGGTTTGTCAGAAGATGTCATCTCGTTCTTTGTTACGGAAAAGATCGATGGGAATTTGCTAGTCCAGCTAACTGAAGAGATCCTCTCAGAGGACTTCAAGCTTAGCAAACTCCAGGTGAAGAAAATACTACAGTTTATTAATGGCTGGAGGCCCAAGATATAG
- the GAREM1 gene encoding GRB2-associated and regulator of MAPK protein 1 isoform X2: MDPAPSQGYSLKDVKWSSGAVPLDLLVSTYRLPQIARLDSGESIEGLRENDYLLIHSCRQWTTITAHSLEEGHYVIGPKIEIPVHYAGQFKLLEQDRDIKEPVQYFNSVEEVAKAFPERVYVMEEITFNVKVAAGECNEDTEVYNITLCTGDELTLMGQAEILYAKTYKEKSRFNTIFKKIGKLNSIGKLGKGKMPCLICMNHRTNESISLPFQCKGRFSTRSPLELQMQEGEHTIRNIVEKTRLPVNVIVPSPPPRNPYDLHFIREGHRYKFVNIQTKTVVVCCVLRGSKVLPMHFPLHLTVPKFSLPENLVKGEIWPETLVQHWLGVCQEQFDIDEYSRAVRDVKTDWNDECKSPKKSRCSGHNHIPNSLSYARDELTQSFHRLSVCVYGNNLHGNSEVNLHGCRDLGGEWTPFSHDPLQYQDSGDSGSDYLFPEVGDESVCFPSKPELPYEELWLDQGKTDSQPLTGSLSEKTKCDNYRSSIRSKCGTSLPVAGTLAATTSSDVALPPPPVPPKSEAVKEECRLLNAPPVPPRSAKPSSTSPSIPPRSAKPVRQQTRSPSPTLSYYSSGLHNIVTENDPTSPSESVSVSCYPCNRMKTESLELSRSPFGSPPAETLSSRLSWPSHFLGATESENRSDFLLDPSRSYSYPRQKTPGTPKRNCPAAFDFEGCDLYASSTQSGPAEFPGGMSGCPKSASYSLECTDEKALAASPAKQSHSCPALPPRAPKLTEEKLAPEAFPLKIDGAEEDPKPGSPDLSEDQYFVKKGTQDIFSISYPFSSPLHLQLAPRSCGDGSPWQPPTDLSGLSIEEVSKSLRFIGLSEDVISFFVTEKIDGNLLVQLTEEILSEDFKLSKLQVKKILQFINGWRPKI; the protein is encoded by the exons GGCAGTTTAAGCTGCTGGAACAAGACCGGGATATTAAGGAACCAGTGCAGTATTTTAACAGTGTGGAGGAGGTGGCGAAAGCATTTCCTGAACGAGTTTACGTCATGGAGGAAATAACATTCAACGTGAAG GTTGCTGCCGGAGAATGCAATGAAGACACAGAAGTTTACAACATCACTCTTTGCACTGGGGATGAACTCACTTTAATGGGCCAGGCAGAGATCCTTTATGCAAAAACATATAAGGAGAAGTCACGATTCAACACAATCTTCAAGAAGATTGGAAAACTCAATTCCATCGGCAAGCTGGGTAAAGGCAAAATGCCTTGCCTCATTTGCATGAATCACAGAACCAATGAAAGCATCAGCCTTCCATTTCAGTGCAAGGGCCGATTTAGTACCCGCAGCCCGCTGGAGCTCCAGATGCAGGAGGGCGAACATACCATCCGCAACATCGTGGAAAAGACCAGGCTGCCTGTCAATGTGATTGTGCCGAGCCCCCCGCCCAGAAACCCGTACGATCTTCACTTCATTAGGGAAGGTCACCGGTACAAGTTTGTGAACATCCAGACCAAGACGGTGGTGGTTTGCTGTGTGCTCCGTGGCAGCAAAGTCCTCCCCATGCATTTTCCTTTGCACCTGACAGTCCCCAAGTTTAGCCTCCCAGAAAACCTTGTGAAGGGAGAGATCTGGCCTGAAACCCTGGTCCAGCATTGGCTCGGTGTCTGCCAAGAACAGTTTGACATCGATGAGTATTCCCGCGCCGTCCGTGATGTGAAGACAGACTGGAACGACGAGTGCAAGAGTCCTAAGAAGAGCCGGTGTTCCGGCCACAACCACATCCCCAACTCCCTCAGCTACGCCCGGGACGAGTTAACACAGTCCTTCCACCGgctctctgtctgtgtgtatgGGAATAACCTACATGGCAACAGTGAGGTGAACCTCCATGGCTGCAGGGATCTGGGAGGGGAGTGGACTCCATTTTCTCATGACCCCCTCCAGTACCAGGACTCCGGTGATAGTGGGAGTGATTATCTTTTCCCTGAAGTTGGCGATGAATCCGTGTGTTTCCCATCAAAGCCAGAACTCCCTTATGAAGAGCTGTGGCTTGACCAAGGCAAGACAGACAGCCAACCCCTTACTGGTTCCTTGAGCGAAAAAACCAAATGTGATAATTACAGAAGCTCTATCCGGTCAAAATGTGGCACTTCTCTCCCTGTTGCTGGGACACTGGCAGCCACGACATCTTCAGATGTGGCCCTACCTCCACCTCCAGTGCCTCCGAAATCTGAAGCT GTCAAGGAAGAATGCCGACTCTTGAATGCTCCACCTGTTCCACCTCGAAGTGCAAAGCCTTCTTCTACAAGTCCTTCTATTCCTCCTCGGTCAGCTAAGCCAGTGAGGCAACAGACACGTTCTCCCAGTCCCACCCTGTCCTACTATTCTTCAGGACTACACAACAT TGTCACTGAGAATGACCCAACAAGCCCTTCAGAAAGTGTTTCCGTTTCCTGCTATCCATGTAACAGGATGAAGACTGAGTCTCTGGAACTTAGCAGATCTCCCTTTGGAAGCCCCCCTGCTGAAACTCTGTCCTCTAGATTGTCATGGCCTAGCCATTTCTTGGGAGCAACTGAGAGTGAGAACAGGAGTGATTTCCTGTTGGATCCAAGCAGAAGTTATAGTTACCCTAGGCAGAAGACACCAGGAACACCCAAAAGAAACTGTCCAGCAGCTTTTGATTTTGAAGGGTGTGATCTCTATGCAAGCTCCACTCAGTCAGGTCCAGCAGAGTTTCCAGGTGGGATGTCTGGGTGTCCTAAATCAGCCAGTTACTCCTTAGAATGCACAGATGAGAAGGCCCTAGCAGCTAGCCCGGCAAAACAGAGTCACTCGTGCCCAGCCTTACCCCCGAGAGCCCCCAAACTAACTGAGGAGAAACTGGCCCCAGAAGCGTTTCCTTTGAAAATTGACGGTGCTGAGGAAGACCCTAAACCTGGCTCACCAGACCTCTCGGAGGATCAGTATTTTGTTAAAAAAGGCACACaagacattttttccatttcttatcctttttcttccccccttcaCCTCCAGCTAGCTCCACGATCTTGTGGTGATGGTTCCCCATGGCAACCACCTACTGACCTGTCAGGACTTTCTATAGAGGAAGTATCCAAATCACTACGGTTCATTGGTTTGTCAGAAGATGTCATCTCGTTCTTTGTTACGGAAAAGATCGATGGGAATTTGCTAGTCCAGCTAACTGAAGAGATCCTCTCAGAGGACTTCAAGCTTAGCAAACTCCAGGTGAAGAAAATACTACAGTTTATTAATGGCTGGAGGCCCAAGATATAG